In one window of Dromaius novaehollandiae isolate bDroNov1 chromosome W, bDroNov1.hap1, whole genome shotgun sequence DNA:
- the LOC112981877 gene encoding LOW QUALITY PROTEIN: uncharacterized protein C9orf85 homolog (The sequence of the model RefSeq protein was modified relative to this genomic sequence to represent the inferred CDS: substituted 2 bases at 2 genomic stop codons) translates to MSLXWGNVARRRLQCHXNAHSFRNDKYDTSAQRKKINAKLHDGVCQHCKGILERRVKFSKYKLLSKPPKCVKCLQKAVKDPYHIICQPCACKLGICAKCGKEEEIVIPIDKGQDRTESEATENGQERSGLEDELDFEANFSSTDNDEDSDVLEERFKSMNFERTEV, encoded by the exons atgAGTTTGTAGTGGGGGAACGtggcccggcggcggctgcagtgccaCTAGAACGCGCACAGCTTCCGCAACGATAAGTATGACACCAGCGCCCAGCGGAAG aaaataaatgccAAGCTTCATGATGGAGTATGTCAGCATTGTAAAGGTATCTTGGAGCGGCGGGTAAAATTCAGCAAGTATAAACTACTATCAAAACCCCCAAAATG TGTCAAATGCCTCCAGAAAGCTGTAAAAGATCCTTACCATATTATTTGCCAACCCTGCGCTTGTAAACTAGGAATCTGTGCTAAatgtggaaaggaagaagaaattgtAATTCC gATTGATAAAGGACAAGACAGAACTGAGAGTGAGGCTACTGAAAATGGCCAAGAGAGAAGTGGATTGGAGGATGAACTGGATTTTGAAGCAAACTTCAGTAGTACAGACAATGATGAAGATTCTGATGTGCttgaagaaagatttaaaagcatgaattttGAAAGGACAGAAGTCTAA